One Triticum dicoccoides isolate Atlit2015 ecotype Zavitan chromosome 3B, WEW_v2.0, whole genome shotgun sequence genomic window, TTGTGTtgcgttgtaacatcccaaatttccaatttggaatgttatacattagatcatcgttgcatatcacattttattgcatttttttggttgatcctagaaattctaagcaactcaaggacccacggagagagttggggatttcgttattttcatatttgagttttctcaaattttgaaaagaggatcatttggttttaattctttttctctccgaatatttccaataaaaaaaagagaggataaaatgacttctccaaaataaagaaatattagaggaaaaatattaaaatcaaataagaattttattcagagttttattgctattttatttgaattagaaaaaaatgcatttttaaaaattgcattagaggcccaaataaattttCACCTTGGCtgatatatttttagaggacggggaaaatttattttaggagttttggagtccgtttagtatttcttttatttgtttttctgcgcgttggTATTATTAAAAAAAGTCAACCACCTTACCGGGCCGTATCCGCCCAGGACTCCGACCCGGCCGACCTTTATAGGCCGAGGCCCCGAGCCGCCCCCGCCCAAGCCGCCCCGCcctgcaaaccctagccgccagcgccgccgacaccgccgcccgtcccgcgcgccgccgcccgcggtcgtcccgccgcccgccggagccgcccgccgctGCCGGAGAAACCTCCGCCACCGCCGTCACGATCGCCTAGGTAGCCGCCGTTTttttaaaaccgatcggttttgttttagaaaaccctagatccgttttttctgTTAGATCGGTTTGTTTTTTCGGTTTAGCTAAATAGCGGatgttcgtccatacgttcgttttaaggAACGATGTTCAcccattagccgcagacagcgaacgttcgttcgttagcctgttcgccagtttttctttttccagggttttccgcgattattttcgatcgtgatttctgccctgatcttcgttctagtttatcttttcgctcgtttatcggaatcaggcgattcaagcgcctagatcttcgcctagaagccctctttatgtttaaacaacttgaaaaagattttggcactgtaaaatttgactttagttcagattagtaaatggatcttgtttctttcgctgtttgaatttcgttgctccgttcgatttgattcgttttgcaaaccgaagttttcagttgaactttctggttagatctcttatttgagttttacccgtgcttctagttaagtgcttattgtatgctattgtttgtttgcgatagagtacccggagtgcgaagcgtgctactacgagtctctaggttttgcggatcatcagcaaggcaagtaacactttgatcatacttctttactacccagtttttattgcattagatcaaccctcaaacattgcatggttaggatctgtttaacatgtgggttttgggaagtagatgatgaggtagaacctattgccctgtttattatcaaacctttgggagttacttttacgtgatgcttatattgctacgctatgctcgtagacgtggtttgggtgagtgtatccatgacagatgtgagtattgttaattaatggttaacttaaggtggctacttaaatacacatctgggtggattgcttgaggcaccctagagtacccagtggttgtcagggcacctggagaatccagtgttgtcctaggatatcccggagtactcatgtgatcatcctacggttcaccatccaggctcaaagggatcataagattattcatgttggaaacttccgtgtgcagccacaagccaatatgggctctggcatagttgagtaagttgcgtgaagctcttaaagaggtagactagcagatgtagtgggttgtaggtggtactgtctacccggagtagagagttaatgcttcagaaagactgtgtctcgaatctccgaccatggatgtattcgagtcttgtggggaaaaatgtgcaaacctctgcagagtgtataaactaattatggttagccgtgtccccggttatggacatattgagtatctagttcttggattatcatgtttatctcatcactctaaattaatttgattaggtttaatgatgatgtttaattgggattgagttggaggaaccttctcaatgtttaacaaccaccgtgatagttaaataaaatttattcctttgttgtaggaaaaaattggctttatgcaaacctattaaccatatagctttccaccagccatatatgcatgtagtgatagcatttattctgttcattactctatgtgttacattgccagcatattccatgtgctgacccgtttcgggctgcaacatttcatgttgcagacttttcagacgatgagtaaggtgccataggtcgttgtcgttcactcagctatgccgttggagttgatggactgctttatcttccaagccttccgttgttatcgtttttagatggccttaagccatattattgtaataagttctcttttgagacattcaatgtaataagtgtgtgattgaaactctgttataaatcctcgagtactgtgcatgttagcattaccgatctagggatgacactaatgcacaaagactagactgtttgaggtctggtcgctacatgcgcTATGATTAAAATTGGATTGAAAGATGTGTCGAGCCATTGTAAATAATATTATATATAATGTACCCAACATGGTTGAGGGGAGAGTGCGCCCCATGGAGGAGAGTCGGGAAAGGATAGAGAGAGGGGAAGTGTGTCCATGGCTGGGGGTAAAAGGTAGGAGACGAGAAGGGTACCACGTCGAGGAAGAAAGGAAAGGAATGGCCGCAGTGTCTGGATAAGGGAGAAGAGAGAGATGGTCAATGCGTGGGCTTCACGGGGGGACGCAATGGCGGAGCTATGTGTGCTCCTGGGGTGGATGTGGCCCCCCAGCCTTGGCAAAAAGTGTGAAGGAAAAATTTTTAGAGGGCGTAGATGAGTATAAATTTAGTATTTGGCCCCCTCATGTCTGGATGTTTTTTCATTTGCCCCCCCTGAACTTCCCCCCTACCACGGCACACATAGGAGGTGTCCGACACAGACCGCAACAAGCACCATGTTGGGCCTGTGTGCTTGCAACAAGGTCCATGTTTGCAAACAAATGGTCAATCGGTGTTGTGCTGCGCTATGATTAACATTGGATCAAAAGATGTGCCAAACCATTGTAAATAATATTATATCCCAAATGATAAGTGACACATGTGTGGCACGAAACACTCCGATCCTGATGGTTTtgacaactaaagttgccatcccaAACGAAAAAAAACCCAGAAAAAACTAAACATGTCATCTAATTAAACAGAAGTTGTCATGCTTGACAACTAAAGTTTCCATCCTCGTGTCACTAAACTTGCCACAATAAACGTTCGGAGTTGCCATGTGCTTGTGCCATATATGTGGCACTTATCAGGATCCTATATCTAATGTGTGTATCACATATGTCATAGTATATTTTCGACAGTTGTCCATGATTTTGCAATTTCACTGTTGCGTCTTCTTGATCCGCTCGGTTTCTCTTCATCTACACCTACCAATAAAGTACCGAACGCGCTTACGNNNNNNNNNNNNNNNNNNNNNNNNNNNNNNNNNNNNNNNNNNNNNNNNNNNNNNNNNNNNNNNNNNNNNNNNNNNNNNNNNNNNNNNNNNNNNNNNNNNNNNNNNNNNNNNNNNNNNNNNNNNNNNNNNNNNNNNNNNNNNNNNNNNNNNNNNNNNNNNNNNNNNNNNNNNNNNNNNNNNNNNNNNNNNNNNNNNNNNNNNNNNNNNNNNNNNNNccccctctctctctttcttaaAATCAACCCGTTGTCTCGGTTCAAGTGATTCCACAGATAATGTTTCActatttgcagaaaaacccctgcAGTTTCCTCAAATCAACCCGTTATCCGGGTTTAAGTGACTCCAGTAAAATTGTTCGTTGTTTGCGGAAAACACCCTCACATTTGGTTTAATTACCCCCACAGTACATATCATACGTTTTCTTAAAACAGTCATATCTTTTAAACTGAACTcttattttaacatattatatatgaaatttgattaaaaattgtagaatctgaatatgatgttattttacttgTTAACCATTTTAAAATTGTTATTTATGGAGCTGCCTTAATCAATAGTGCATGATCCGCCCCTTTTTTTATCGATGTAGATCCGGATTGAAAATGAGCACGTTAGTAAAATTAGATTGAATACGAAAGAAATCATCTGTAACAATGCATGAACGCGTCGGCAATACAGATGGGATGTCATGTTCGAATAAATAACATGGACCTATTGAGGTCTTGAAACACAGTTACTGGGTAGAGGCATCTGTTATTTTTCCTCCCGCTACAATGCACGGGCTCTTTCGCTAGTTATTAAAAATTAAATGAGAGCACACAATATCAATTTACTAAGAACTTTGATGACAAGTGAGCCATGTTTTACACAGAATTTTGATTTGTTGACAACCAGTATGAAGTGTCCCCAAAAAATAGAACAAGTACATACAAAATTTTGATTCGTTGCCGGTCAATGTGAAGTGTCTCCGAACAGAAATGTCGCCGATCAGTGTGAAGTGTCCCCgaaaagaaaaaaattcattcgcccaccgtggggctcgaacccacgacggttaagagccttgcgctctaccaactgagctagaCGGGCTTCTTGTTTAAGATTTGCTAATAACTTAAATGGCGTAGGAAGTCGCAACGTTGAAATCCGTTATGCATCCCACATGACACTGCGGATGATACTAGTGCCACTCACAGTAGTCAGATTCTGGAGCCCAAAATGTTCTTTTAGGTTTGACCCTTAACTTCTGCACGGTTTCATTTAAAATATTATCAGATACAAAACGACTACATGGTCTTTACTTGCACAATGCTTCCTTGCTTCAGCTACCCATTCGCTCAAGCACCAGGACATAACCATGGGCAGCGAAACTAACACTATAACAAGGACAGTGCACATGgcaatctactccctccgtaaactaatataagagtgtttagataactaaaatagtgatctaaacactcttatattagtttacagagggagtacatgacaaaatGGACGCACATAGTTTCTATCTCTGTTGGAAATTGAACGTCTTTATGCAGTAAGCATATATCATAGCAAAGAAGACAGTGAAGCCTGCCAGCACAACCGCCACAACGCCCATGAAGTCGTTATCATAACCAAAGTAGCTCTTGATGAAAGATGAGACTTGCTGATCGGGTTGACCAGGCACCTTGATAAGATCTTCCACATCCCCGTACTGTGACACAACAAGCCCGTAAACTGTCCATGCCACCGGGCAAAGCCAATAGTACCAAATCCACCACTTTGGGATTTTCTGAAGTGAAAAACAAGGCAAAAGGTTAGATTTACCTACAACGATTGCATTGCACAAGGTTCATGTTCTTCAAATTTAGTTGTAAAGGTAAAAAAGAAGGTGTGGCTCACCGATCTTGCTACGAAGAACCCTGAGAAGAGATTGAAAAAGGAGTAGAAGGCAGCGGCAAATATAGAAGCAACTTGACCATTTGGCGATACGGAGACAGTCATCATGCCGTAGTAAGTGAAATACAGGAAGGTGAAGAATGAAACATAGAAGAACCAGAAGAACTTTACTAGTGTCCACTCGAAAGACATCATCGGGTAGACGATAAGAGTATAAACCAGAGTCTCAACGAACACATATGGTATCTCCACAACTACCTGAATAGACATATTCAGTGCGTTAGTATCAAACAGTTATGCCTTTTCTATTTAACCACTAATGTTTACGGACCTGAGCGAGGGCATAGGGTATAGCTGAGTACATTCCAGCTGCTTGCTCTCTGTAAAATACAGTCCTTTCCACAGCAACAACAGGTTGAACACAGATACAATTCTCGCAGCCAACGAACATAACAGCGGCATACATTGATCCCACAATGACTAAAAGATCACCCGagctcctcctgcaccaagtaACAAATAACTGAGCATCCCGTAAATACGCTTTCAAGAAGGATCAATGGTTGTGCACATGATAATAGCTGAGCATTATAAACATACATCTTTAGACCAACCCTCCAGAATATAACCCCCAGCACTAAGGCCGTAACAAATGCAAAGAACATCCTGACGAGGTTATAATCAGGACTTCTCCAGTAAGTCCACCATTGCTTCCAGAGACAGAATTTAAATTGACCAAAGGAACTCTGCGAGTATTGAGAAGGGAAGTAAAGGTCGCTGGTACCAGGAGGTGGCTTGCTCAGCTCTTTGACTAATGCTTTATTCCGCCTGAAAACATTAATCCACACAAGGAAGTAGTTATAAACGCCTGAAGAGTTCAAGGTGCAGGAAGAAGTTCATTCTTCCATAAGTTGCGGGATTGAAAGTTCAAACCATAATCGTGTATCACGAATTTACTAGAACCAATTTTTAAGTAGTGCATGCTGATGCTGTAATGCTGCCTACGCTTCTTCTAGAAGTTTGTTTCTTTTTGAAAACGTCTCAACCCTATTTACAGGACAAAGTTGAGGGGACACTTCACTTACTGATGCATAGTCGAAGATTTGTAACTTTCGGCAAAATCAATCTTCAGTCGAACTTCTGCTGCCGCAGAGCTTACATCCAACATCCATGTAGCTGGGTTGCACTTCTCTTTGATCTTTGGGACTCCAGGAATTTCCTGATTTGATACATAAAACACAAATATTATGACATGATCTATAGACTTCAAATACAGGAACTCCAAAAAGGAAGGTACCCTCATAGTTACTAGGTATATGCATAATGGAGAGTGGTTTGGATATCAGATTGCAGACCTGAAAGTATCCGACAACTTTCTGGGAGTTCCTACCCAACGGTCCAGAATATATGACTTGACCTCCTCTTTTCAGTAATAGCAGCTTCCATGGTGAAACCCCAAAAGATTGTCAAGCACCAAAGTTATAAATAGAATATATGAGAATAAAGTATCCAAAAGATGCATTACCTCATCAAAAGCTTCAAAAATGTCTATACTTGGTTGATGGATGGTGCAGACAACAGTTCTTCCAGTATTGACAGTGTTCCGAACTGTTCTCATGACAATTGCGGCAGCTCTTGCATCAAGGCCTGAAGTTGGTTCGTCCATGAAGATAATTGAGGGGTTTGCCACAAGCTCTACAGCAATAGTCAACCTCTTTCTTTGTTCAGTCGACAGACCGTTCAGACCAGGGAGACCCACAATAGCATCCTTGAGACCGTTCAGTTCAATTAGTTCCATTACTTCATCCACAAATACCTTCAGAAAGAAACAAAAGTTAATCCATCTAAACAGTTAATCAACTTCATTCACCCCACTCAGAAAAAAGGAACTTCACTCACAATCTTACTCCAGCAAACACTTCAGTGAGTTGAGTACCATAGTTGCCATACAACTCACTAGGGATATTAAAAAAGGGTTTTTCATCAACCTGTGGCGACCATGCTATACATTTTTTAATCTAGCGCTGTGGCTTGGATCGCGTGGAAGAGGAAACTGAACTAAAAATGCTACAGCCGGTTTTAGCCGTGTTGGAATGAAACCGTTTTTAGCACCCCGTACAACTACACAatggttttcactttcagtgaCATTTCAatgaaattcactgaatttcaATGCACACTGCAATATTTACCGTTCGGTCAAAATATTTCAGCAATTTCAGTAGTACAcatgaattcaaatatttttcaaaaatttcaaatattTGGTTGAATTCAAGTGAATGTTTCGGCCCTTTGGCCGAAATGCAAACCGAAATCACTGAAATTCACTGAATTTTGGTGATTCTGGTTCTTGCTGAAAATTTTCTGAAACTGAAAGTGAAAACCTTGCCAAATGCAACAGTTGGAAAATTGAGGTCGTAATAAGACACAAGAGCGAACCTTCTTCTCTTGATCAGTGACCTCCTTAGGCAGGCGCAGGAAAGCAGAGAAGAGTAGCGACTCTCTGACTGTGATCTGTGGAGAGTGGATGTCATTTTGCTCGCAGTAACCCGACATTCTTGCAAATGTTGCTTGGTTCTTAGGGTAACCAGATATGTAGACTTCCCCTTCAATGTATCCACCAGTCTTCCTCCCAGACAAGACATCCATGAGGGTGGTCTTTCCAGCTCCACTCACACCCATAAGGGCAGTCAAAACCCCAGGGCGAAAAGCACCAGATATCCCTGACAGCAGCTGAAGCTTATCAGCGGTTACTCCTTGAGTCTTCATCTCCTGACAGATTCACAGTTTGCAAATGAGATTATGTAACAACACTGTGATGCACAACAAATGTGTCATCAAATAACACTCTCAAGTTTGTAAAGATATGTATCCTACATAGTTCATAGGGATGTCATAACAAATATGTTAATTTCATAATTTGCAACCACCAGGTCCTCGCAGAAAATTGCTACGATCATGCATTAGCTGAAAAAAAATCCACAACTGAAAATGGGCTGTTCTAAGAGAACAACATAGAACTTGAAGTTCACACTAAAATTGTTTGCCAGCCTAAAAATGATGTATtaaatcagcgacaattaatatggattggagggagtacgtAACTATAGCATGATAGGGAAAAACTCATAGTCAAGAACATCAATGGGCAAAGGTACGAGGATGCAGTTTAAGAAAAAGAATAAAAGGACACGCATACATACCGCAGGCATGTCAACATAGTAGTTTATCTCATTGAAGGACATGGAGAGAGGTTCAAACGGAAGAACCATCCCTCTTCCTGGAGCATATCCAACAGACCTATCAGAAGTATTTGGGGAACGGCCACGTAATTGTTCAAGCACCTTATCCACTACAGAATAAGAAACATCGTTAGAACTGGCCAATATAAGAGGCATGTCTTTTTCCAAAGTGTATATGAGTTTTTTGGGGGGCGGGGAGCTTACATGTGATGATTGAGTTAGGGGATGTAGGTTCTGTTGCTCGAACCGTAGTTCTCTGTGTTATATGTGGCTCCTTCTTTTGCTCAAAGTCATTCTCTGGAAATCCATCAGTTTCTTCAGGCAAGATGGCTTGCGGTTTTCCAATAGCTAATGCAAAGTACAAACAACGAATTAATTATCCACACCAGATAACACAGTTGTGTATTTCGAATACACCTATATATTTACACAGAAAAGAAAGTAGCCAGAATAAGCAAACAATAAAGTTGACAGATGCAAGTCATGACTTACCGTTCAGGTACATGAGCGATAGTGTGAATAGCACATTGAACACAACGGTGAACCCTAGAAGGGCACCTGCTCCAATCCAGTACCACTCCTTGCCAGTGAATACACCTGCATTTTCTAGAACTGCCACTCCCAATGGCCTTCCATCAGCTATCTACTGATACACAAGAAAAAAAGTCAAGTAACATGTTTGTATGAGATAACAGTAGTAAGATGATCATGAGTTAACTTACAGATTGGTCCAGCCACCTCGGAGAATCCATCTCATTGACAGCAAGAGCAATGTATGCATACGTAAGAGGTGAACACCAATAACCCCATACCAGCCATTTTGGAATTGCATCTGTAACAATGAGAAATGATTGATATTTGAAGTAGCACTTGAAATGTCTAAGTTAACGGTGATTTATTTCGAGTGCTACGTCAAGACTCTATACTGAAAAATGCCAGCTATAAAAAGGTATAGATAAGTGATTTAAGCCCTTTGAGGTATAAGGTCCCGGTAGTTGTATTTTATTTCAAGAGATAACTTTCctatggccgcatgcatctcccagatgcagaggccgggggtcatcctccttttctaagaaAAAAAGAGATAACTTTTCTGATTCATTTGTGAAGAATCTTCATCGATGACAGTAAGTGGCCAAAATGACAGTTCTTACCTGCGCCTTACATGTATTCCTGTTCAGACACAATCAATAATTTCTGGAGTTGTGTACCAatggagtatttaaccaaaaactaccacaattcgcggacacgtgacagaaaactaccactttacgattttgtcccgaaaactaccacttttttattaatccgtgacaaaaaactaccaagtgTGAAAACTGCTCGCTTTGTCTGGGTTAAACGCGAATCTGACTGCCCGACCCCACACATAAACGGGCTAAAAATGCAATCAGGTCCCTAGCTTTTCttcaaaaaagcaatcgggtcctccgcctccttctcctcctcgtcgccgtcctcctcctTCCCCAGCCGCTTGCCGCCGGCGGACGGGAACGGCTGCTGCTGCGGCGAGTCCACGTCGTTGTCGAGGCCCGGCGGCGGGTGGTCGTCCCTAGATAAGCAAGCATCCCGTCCGCCGACGAGCCTCCCGCTCCTCCTTGGAGGTGCAGCCGGCGAGCGTGGCCACGGTGCCGGACGCCGCCGAGCAGGCGCGCCTCGACGAGGAGCTGCAGGAGCGCGAGTCCCGCCTGCGGAACGAGTTGCGTcgcccgcctcccgctcctccgtgCAGGTCCAGCCGGCGCAGCTCGTCGGTGACTCTGTTGGCGATGGCAAGTGAGAGCAACGACAAGCAGCGGCGGTGGCGAAAGCAAGCAGCAGCTGCGGACGTCAAGCGAGAGCGATGGCGAGCAGCAGCAGCAAGCTGCGGACGGCtggggaaggaggaggccggcgacgaggaggagaaggaggcggaggacccgattgcttttttgaaGAAAAACTGGGACCCGATTGCATTTGTAGCCCGTTTATGTGTGGGGTCGGGCAGTCAGATTCGCGTTTAACCCAGGCAAAGCGAGCAGTTTTCAcacttggtagttttttgtcacggattaataaaaaagtggtagttttcgggacaaaatcgtaaagtggtagttttctgtcacgtttctgcgaattgtggtagtttttggttaaatactcgtaCCAATGGCACCAATTCAACAATGTCCATTATGTTGGCAAGGAGAATGGTAATCTATATGTGATGGAATGCATGGATGATTACCTCTTGGTAGGATGAATCCTCCCATTACAAATATCATCAGAAGGGCAAGAGATCCAGCGGTATTAGTGACGACAACAGTCCTACATAAGCCAGCAACAAGCCTGAACAATCCTCCAGCCGCCTGCTGGATCAAGAATACTATAAGCAGATGTTTGAAGAACCTGCACAATGATGAGTATTGCACTCTTAGGGCCGTAAAGCAAATATTGAGCTCAATAATATTACAATTTTAGTGGACAGAATAATTGAGATGGCCCACCTGCTAGCTTCAGGGGAAAAGCCTATGAGGTAGTAGGTTATTACAACCCAAATTATTGACTCAAGCAAGGCCATAGGGACTTTCAGGAGAACATTTGGAAGTGTAAAATGCCATGGCCGATAGAATAGAAAATCTCTATGTTTGTAGAATACAGGTAGCCTTGCGAGAGTAAGGGTTGCCTCGGCAAAACCATTGAACATGTTAGCTATCATGATAAATATAAGTGCCCCTAGGTAGACTTGGCCATCTTCCTCAGTATCTTCATGGAGCCGTGTACGCAAGAAAACCGTTGATGCTACTAGAGCAACTATGATTCCCTTCAAAAGAAAGGAAGACAAAGAATCACATCTATGAATAGATAAGCACTTCACTGTTTAAGGTTATCTTGGATCTAGGTACCTGAACTATTTTGAAAACGTAGATAAATGAGTTTCTCTGCATGAGAAGCCATTCTTT contains:
- the LOC119281503 gene encoding ABC transporter G family member 38-like, with protein sequence MCADVMVGDDMRTGISGGQKKRLTTGEMLVGPTKVLFMDEISTGLDSSTTYQVVRCIQQIVHLGEATVLVSLLQPAPEIFDLFDDVMLLSEGQIVYQGPREYVLEFFERCGFRCPERKGAADFLQEVTSKKDQAQYWIHNEKPYHYVSVPEFVLKFRKFHMGKSLKKQLSVPFNKRKIHKSALVFSDQSVSTSELLKTSFSKEWLLMQRNSFIYVFKIVQGIIVALVASTVFLRTRLHEDTEEDGQVYLGALIFIMIANMFNGFAEATLTLARLPVFYKHRDFLFYRPWHFTLPNVLLKVPMALLESIIWVVITYYLIGFSPEASRFFKHLLIVFLIQQAAGGLFRLVAGLCRTVVVTNTAGSLALLMIFVMGGFILPRDAIPKWLVWGYWCSPLTYAYIALAVNEMDSPRWLDQSIADGRPLGVAVLENAGVFTGKEWYWIGAGALLGFTVVFNVLFTLSLMYLNAIGKPQAILPEETDGFPENDFEQKKEPHITQRTTVRATEPTSPNSIITLDKVLEQLRGRSPNTSDRSVGYAPGRGMVLPFEPLSMSFNEINYYVDMPAEMKTQGVTADKLQLLSGISGAFRPGVLTALMGVSGAGKTTLMDVLSGRKTGGYIEGEVYISGYPKNQATFARMSGYCEQNDIHSPQITVRESLLFSAFLRLPKEVTDQEKKVFVDEVMELIELNGLKDAIVGLPGLNGLSTEQRKRLTIAVELVANPSIIFMDEPTSGLDARAAAIVMRTVRNTVNTGRTVVCTIHQPSIDIFEAFDELLLLKRGGQVIYSGPLGRNSQKVVGYFQEIPGVPKIKEKCNPATWMLDVSSAAAEVRLKIDFAESYKSSTMHQRNKALVKELSKPPPGTSDLYFPSQYSQSSFGQFKFCLWKQWWTYWRSPDYNLVRMFFAFVTALVLGVIFWRVGLKMRSSGDLLVIVGSMYAAVMFVGCENCICVQPVVAVERTVFYREQAAGMYSAIPYALAQVVVEIPYVFVETLVYTLIVYPMMSFEWTLVKFFWFFYVSFFTFLYFTYYGMMTVSVSPNGQVASIFAAAFYSFFNLFSGFFVARSKIPKWWIWYYWLCPVAWTVYGLVVSQYGDVEDLIKVPGQPDQQVSSFIKSYFGYDNDFMGVVAVVLAGFTVFFAMIYAYCIKTFNFQQR